The stretch of DNA NNNNNNNNNNNNNNNNNNNNNNNNNNNNNNNNNNNNNNNNNNNNNNNNNNNNNNNNNNNNNNNNNNNNNNNNNTTTTCCTGCATCGTCTCCTGCCATAAAAAAGCCCTATACAATTGAAACACATCTTTCGGAATCTTTTTTATAATTTCTTGATACAACGGAAGGTTATTGTTTTCCCCCACACTTTCATTTGTTAGGGAACAAGTTATATCAAAATTATTTTTATCAATATTAAGGTTAATCTGTTTTATGTCGTAAATAGTGCGAAATGCCTCTCGAAATGTTTCATCTTCATTAAAATAGATTTGAAAACGATAACTCCATAGGTCTAATGGTTCAGGTTCTGGCAGACACCATTCATCACCAACAAGTAATTGTTGAGGTGTAAATAAAGTTTTCCCTTCGCCATAATGTATACCTTCTTCCCTTCCCTCATCCCATTCCTTCATCAGTAATTCTCCACGACGGATACGAACAAATTTATTTGTCTTTTCGATATGTTTCCAGCGTAATCGTTCAAACAGTTCTAAAGATAAACAAATAACAATAAGCCAAAATAGAATAAACAAACTATAACCCAAGATATAAATAATAGGTTTCTTTTTTTGGCGAGATGTATGCATTATTGTTTATGACCTGCTTCGTATCGTTTGATATATGCCAATAAATAGGGCATTATAATTTCCGCTTTCCTTTGAATTCCTTTCATTTTTTGATGACATAAATCACAAAAATAATACGGTGGTTCCTTCTGATATTCCTCATACATCGGAATATATAGAACATCCTTATCAAGGAACCTTTCTTTCAGAAGTTTATTATATATATCAAGGACATAATAATACATCCTATAATTGATAAAATCACCTCCCCACCATTTCCTTGTTACATATTGTAAGTAATCTTTCTCCCGTCGTGTCATCAAGGAGTAATTTGGTGTAGGCATACTCATTACCGCAAAAAGTACTCCTTTCTGCTGAAGGTAGTTCTCTATTTTTTTTATATGACTTAATACATCTTTACTAATATCGTTCTGTATTTGTGTATCATTAGGTAGGAAAAGAAGAGGAAAAACATTTCGAAATAATTTTGATTGTATACATATCTTTTTCATTCCATTTAGATGATTTAACCAGTAAGGTAATAAGATATGTGTTATATCATTTGCCCCTTCACAATAAACAATAAGGTTTGGCTCCATCAATAGATAATCTGGCAAGCGTAACCATAACTTATTAGCAGAAATTCCTGGCATTCCCGCATTGATAACCTCAATTTTATAACCACCATGGTATTGCGTTGACAAAAATCTTTCTAACAGGTTTGGATATGTTTCCGATTCAGTTGGTCCTTCCTCAGTAGTCGAACCACCGATGCACACAATTCGAAACACATTGGGCGGTTTGGGAACAACGATATCTTCATCGCGGAAACCGAAATTGTTTGTGTGAAATTCATACGAATGCAATCGAGCATGTTTCTTATACTCAAAATAAGGTATCTCCCAAACATCGGCTATATCTTTTGTGTTCTGTAGATTATCTGGATTCTTTGACTTATACCAACACAGCAGTATGCTTTGGTTCTTTGTGCCCACTGGATAATAGACAAAAAGGTCGGAAATAATTTCTTCACCATTTGTAAATGAAGGGTAATATTTTGAATAGGTATTCTGACGTTGAACAGGTATTTCTTTTTCCAAAGCACTTAGTAATTCGTCATTAAAACAATGTTTTGCATTCGGTTCAGGAAGGTATACAGTTTTCTCCTCTTTGTCTAAATCCTTTATAAGGACGGCTATCTGGTAAAAGGAAGAAAACAATTGCTTATCATGCTCATCCAATTGTAAAAAAAACTCTGCTCGGTTTTTATACCATTGTCCTATATCTGGAGGTGGAAGTGGTTCTATTGATTGTAGTTGGTTCTCTTGAACGACATTGCTATGACTCCATGGAGGTTGATCGTTCAAGGATAAGATGAGAGGATTTGTTTTAGCAACGATATATTCATAGATGCGAACCGCACATTCAGCAGACAAAAACGCTACGACAACCCAAATAAGAAAGATTAATATTTTGCTGATGCTTTTTACAATACGATGATTCATTGAGGTGTCGGAAATGGTTGCTGAGGGTTATTTTTCAGTCGTTCTAATTCTGTAGCAGGACGTAGGTCTGTAGGGTCAAGTTCAATGGCTTTCTGGAAATATTCAGTCGCCTTTTCACGATTTCCAAGCCCCAAATAGGCACGACCCATACAGGTATGAGCAAATGAATCATTAGGCAATAGTTGGAATGCCTTTTCCAATGCAGAAATAGCCAATTCATATTGACCTCTGTTAATATGAATATCTGCAATATTAATCCAGTTCCATGGATATTGCTCTGGCTTCAATTCGACAGCCTTTGTGAATGCATCTATTGCAAGGTCCCATTCCTGCAATTCTTTATAGGACATACCCATATAGGAATATGCCTGAGCATAACCAGGGTCAAGTTGAATTACATGCTTACAGGTATCAACTGCAGACCAGAAATCCTTGACCCGCCAGAATTCCAGAGCCATAGCACACAGGTCTTCTAATAAGGCTACCGATTTTTTACTGTATGTTTTTACAGAATCTTGCAAAGAAAATATCTGATGATACACCACAACCCGTTGGATACCAGGAAACTCTTGCGACTGATAGATAATACCGTTCTCCTTCAAATACTTTTCAAAATGATTAAGAGGTGCAGATTCAAAATAATCCCCCTGAACCACAATCCATAATTTTGCATTCGGTCTTCGTTCTGGTAATAGTTTTGTAATCAAAAATTCAGCGATTTCTGCGGTATTCTCAAACTGGGAACCATAGCAAACAACATTGGGTACAGGACCTAAATTATACAGAAAAACACGCTTCCACAATTCATTGTTTACAAGAATAATGTCTTCTGTCTTTGCCTTGTGCTTAATAAATATACCTGCATTTTTCCAATCCGTATGTTGCGGTTTCCCGAGGATTAAACTACCCTGATATAAATACAAAAGCAGAAAAGCAGTGATGAGCAGTCGTTTTGCCCATTGTTTATGTTCCATGTTGCTAATGGTGTAGCCAATAATCAAATAAAGAGCAATGGAACTATGCAGGGTATATCTTGGCATAATACAGGGACGCCATACGTGTGAAACAAGATATAAAAATAAGGGAGGAAATAACCACCAGATACAATAAAGCAGGATAAGAGAATTAGTTGTTTTCCCGCCATTATTCGACTGTGAATCTTTAGTTTCTTTTCTTCTAAAGAAATAAACCCAAATAGCCCAGATAAAGCAAAAGAGATATAAAACCGCTATCACGCCACCTATGAAATACCGTTGAGATACAATCGTGTGAGCAGTTTCTTTACTAAAAAAATGCATCCATAAATCAGGCTCTGCACGTAGTTGGTAAGTCCACCCAACACAATCATCTGCAACAAGGTCCCCAGTAAATTCGCGAAGTGTCGGTATCTTCATCCATGAAGATGTCATGTCTGGCGACCAAAAATTTATAGTCAGAATATATACAACAGAAGGTAGTGAAATAAGGAAGAGAGGAATAGCCCATTTTATAAGAAAAAGAATTTCTTCCTTAAAATAATCTTTATAAAACCATTCGCTGGGTCTCCCTTCGCAGTATTCCCATGCACGGATAAGTAATCGGTCTACCAGCAGATACACCCCTTGAACCATAACGACTAACGTCGCAAAGGGATGTGTCCAGAGAAGGAGGAAGGTAGTGATAAGATAATATATAAAAGTTCTCCGTTTTAGGTCACGATACCAATATATAAAAAGAAGCATGGAAAGGATAGACAGAAGGGTGAACAAACTATACATCCGTATTTCCTGTGAAAACTGCCGATGTATCGGAGACAGTGCTACAAGAAGACAGGCAATAAGCCCCGCAGAAGCACTAAAACTTAAACTCCCTAAAATATATGTACTATAAATAACAGTCAATCCGATAAAAACGGAAAGCAGACGGAGGGAATAATACGACTCATCAATATAGGTATGCCATAAATACTCAATTGAATAATATAACGGCATAGTTGCAGGGTCCATAGAGCGATTCTTTATCAGGAAATGCAAAATATTCACTGAAGGTTCATAATGAACACCTTGAGCCCAACGTGTAAAATCTGGCGACGATTCATATTCCGATAAAGGCTTTAAATGGACAACACTGCTAAATTCATCCCACCATATCGACTCGTAACTTAAACCAATAGAACGATATAAATAACCTGCAAGTAAAATTAAAAATAAATATAAAAATACTTTCGAATTCATATCTGCAGTTTTAATTCTCAATTTGTATGACTAAATCTTTTTATACTCCAAATTATTTATAATAACATATCATAATGAGGATTAAATATCTGATGAATACATATTGATAATTTTCAAATCATACCGATGGAGTATCTCGATGAAATTATTTTTAAAGAATGTATCGTTAGTATTGGCTTCAATACTTGCAGTTCTTATATTAACCATGATATTAGACCGTGTGGTCGGAAATATTTTACCCAAGCCATTCCCTGAAGGTACACATGACTTGATTTTTCCGCCATTGTCACAACAAGAATTTGCTTCCGTTGATTTTAGGTATGTGGTAGAGACCAATTCATTAGGAATTCGTGACCGCGAGATACAAAAACCTAAAAGTGCCAATAGTTACCGCATCATAGCCGTTGGCGATTCCTATACGTACGGTTGGGGTGTGAACATAGAACAGACATGGCTCCGCAAACTGGAACAAACACTATCATTACCGAACAAAAAAATTGAAACAATTAACTTAGGTAAGCCAGGAACAGGACCCCCTTTCTATGCAGAAATTACTCGCACCGTTGTTCCTTTACTCGAACCCGATCTGGTATTAGTAGGTATTCTACAAGGGAACGATATTGCATCTTCAGGCTCGGAAGGCTTGGAACAAATAGGCTCAGGTCTCATTCGCTGGACAAAACTTTTATATCCTAATTTTGTCCGAACTGTAGAAATGATGCGATTAACGAAATCACTTGAAACACGAACACAAGAACGGCCTCCAGAAAAAACGACCGCAGAGGACAATGCACGTTGGTCAGCCAATACTGCAAAAGAGTTCTATGAAAAAATGACACCAGAAGAAAAACAACGATTTGATAATTTCGATGCAGAAGTAAAACAAGCGTTTTTTGATGGGCTCTTAAATCCTTATATGATTGACCTTGCATTGAAAAATAAACATATTTACACGCTCACATTAAATCCCGATGATCCGTGGATTCAGCAGTGTATTGGAAATATGGCAAAAGCGTTGCAAGTTATAAAATCGGTAGCAGGTCAAAATAATGCACAGGTTGCCGTCGTCAGTATTCCCGATGGTCCCTATGTTAATGAGCCTGCATGGAAAAATATTCAACGCGTTGGCTTTGATGTCGTCCCAGAAATGTTGACATCTGATGCCCCCGATAAAGTTATCCAGATTGCCTGCGAAAAAGCAAATGTTCCCTGCTTTACCGT from Candidatus Hydrogenedens sp. encodes:
- a CDS encoding tetratricopeptide repeat protein, which codes for MNSKVFLYLFLILLAGYLYRSIGLSYESIWWDEFSSVVHLKPLSEYESSPDFTRWAQGVHYEPSVNILHFLIKNRSMDPATMPLYYSIEYLWHTYIDESYYSLRLLSVFIGLTVIYSTYILGSLSFSASAGLIACLLVALSPIHRQFSQEIRMYSLFTLLSILSMLLFIYWYRDLKRRTFIYYLITTFLLLWTHPFATLVVMVQGVYLLVDRLLIRAWEYCEGRPSEWFYKDYFKEEILFLIKWAIPLFLISLPSVVYILTINFWSPDMTSSWMKIPTLREFTGDLVADDCVGWTYQLRAEPDLWMHFFSKETAHTIVSQRYFIGGVIAVLYLFCFIWAIWVYFFRRKETKDSQSNNGGKTTNSLILLYCIWWLFPPLFLYLVSHVWRPCIMPRYTLHSSIALYLIIGYTISNMEHKQWAKRLLITAFLLLYLYQGSLILGKPQHTDWKNAGIFIKHKAKTEDIILVNNELWKRVFLYNLGPVPNVVCYGSQFENTAEIAEFLITKLLPERRPNAKLWIVVQGDYFESAPLNHFEKYLKENGIIYQSQEFPGIQRVVVYHQIFSLQDSVKTYSKKSVALLEDLCAMALEFWRVKDFWSAVDTCKHVIQLDPGYAQAYSYMGMSYKELQEWDLAIDAFTKAVELKPEQYPWNWINIADIHINRGQYELAISALEKAFQLLPNDSFAHTCMGRAYLGLGNREKATEYFQKAIELDPTDLRPATELERLKNNPQQPFPTPQ